One Burkholderia cepacia genomic window carries:
- a CDS encoding VOC family protein, whose translation MEKIPKSTALFIAGFGPIVSEAQASRDLYSQALGIPFKEEKGGYLHTESLKGANTFALWPLSQAAQSCFGTDSWRRDVPIPQAWIEFDVDNVEAATAELESRGYRMLVRNRNEPWGQTVSRFIGPEGLLVGITFTPSMRDEK comes from the coding sequence ATGGAAAAGATCCCGAAATCCACAGCCTTGTTCATCGCAGGCTTTGGCCCGATTGTGAGTGAAGCCCAGGCAAGCCGCGACCTCTACAGTCAGGCCCTCGGTATTCCCTTCAAGGAAGAGAAAGGCGGCTACCTTCATACGGAGAGTCTGAAAGGCGCAAACACGTTCGCGTTGTGGCCGCTTTCTCAGGCCGCTCAGTCGTGCTTCGGCACGGATTCGTGGCGTCGTGACGTACCCATCCCACAAGCCTGGATCGAGTTCGATGTCGACAACGTCGAAGCCGCTACGGCAGAACTTGAATCACGCGGGTATCGAATGCTCGTCAGGAATCGGAACGAGCCGTGGGGCCAGACAGTCAGCCGCTTCATCGGGCCGGAAGGATTGCTGGTGGGAATCACTTTTACGCCGTCGATGCGGGACGAGAAATGA
- a CDS encoding phosphorylase, whose product MLPVIAVTGMAFEARIARGDGVEAVFAARADRLERALTEATARGCAGIVSFGTAGGLAPDLAPGALVIANAIDGPFGRVETDTRWSTRLVAALHDTPVWARVTRGTIAAVGAPVVSEQEKTSLHRAKGALAVDMESHIAAAFAAARGVPFAVCRAIVDPAWRTLPRAATAGLRDDGSTAILPILRELLKQPSQLGPLLQVASDARAARTTLIQARHAFERAGAMRIG is encoded by the coding sequence ATGCTGCCCGTCATCGCCGTGACGGGGATGGCATTCGAGGCGCGCATTGCGCGCGGCGACGGCGTCGAAGCTGTCTTCGCCGCGCGCGCCGACCGGCTCGAACGCGCGCTGACCGAGGCGACCGCGCGCGGTTGCGCGGGCATCGTGAGCTTCGGCACGGCAGGCGGGCTCGCGCCCGACCTCGCGCCCGGCGCGCTGGTGATCGCGAACGCGATCGACGGGCCGTTCGGCCGCGTCGAGACCGATACGCGCTGGAGCACGCGGCTCGTCGCCGCGCTGCACGACACGCCGGTGTGGGCGCGCGTCACGCGCGGCACGATCGCGGCCGTGGGCGCACCGGTCGTCAGCGAACAGGAAAAGACGTCGCTGCATCGCGCGAAGGGCGCGCTCGCCGTCGACATGGAGTCGCATATCGCGGCGGCCTTCGCGGCTGCGCGCGGCGTGCCGTTCGCGGTGTGCCGCGCGATCGTCGATCCGGCGTGGCGCACGCTGCCGCGCGCGGCGACGGCCGGCCTGCGCGACGACGGCAGCACGGCGATCCTGCCGATCCTGCGTGAGCTGCTGAAGCAGCCGTCGCAGCTCGGTCCGCTGCTGCAGGTGGCCAGCGACGCGCGTGCGGCGCGCACGACGCTGATCCAGGCGCGGCACGCGTTCGAGCGTGCGGGCGCGATGCGGATCGGGTGA
- the shc gene encoding squalene--hopene cyclase: MNDLTEMATLSAGTVPAGVDAAVVRATDALLAAQNADGHWVYELEADSTIPAEYVLLVHYLGETPNVELERKIGKYLRRIQQADGGWPLFTDGAPNISASVKAYFALKVIGDDENAEHMQRARRAIHAMGGAEMSNVFTRIQLALYGAIPWRAVPMMPVEIMLLPQWFPFHLSKVSYWARTVIVPLLVLNAKRPLAKNPRGVRIDELFIDPPVNAGLLPRQGHQSAGWFAFFRVVDHALRAVDGLFPNYTRERAIRQAVSFVDERLNGEDGLGAIYPAMANAVMMYDVLGYAEDHPNRAIARKSIEKLLVVHDDEAYCQPCLSPVWDTSLAAHALLETGDARAEEAALRGLEWLRPLQILDVRGDWISRRPHVRPGGWAFQYANAHYPDVDDTAVVAVAMDRAQKLRQNDAYRDSIARAREWVVGMQSSDGGWGAFEPENTQYYLNNIPFSDHGALLDPPTADVSGRCLSMLAQLGETPLNSEPARRALDYMLKEQEPDGSWYGRWGMNYVYGTWTALCSLNAAGLTPDDPRMKRGAQWLLSIQNKDGGWGEDGDSYKLNYRGFEQAPSTASQTAWALLGLMAAGEVNNPAVARGVDYLIANQNEEGLWDEARFTATGFPRVFYLRYHGYRKFFPLWALARYRNLKRDNTTRVTVGL; encoded by the coding sequence ATGAACGATCTCACCGAAATGGCTACCTTGTCCGCCGGCACCGTGCCGGCCGGCGTCGATGCGGCCGTCGTGCGTGCGACCGACGCGCTGCTGGCCGCGCAGAACGCGGACGGCCACTGGGTTTACGAACTTGAAGCCGATTCGACGATTCCCGCCGAATACGTGCTGCTCGTCCACTATCTCGGCGAGACGCCGAACGTCGAACTCGAACGGAAGATCGGCAAGTATCTGCGCCGCATCCAGCAGGCCGACGGCGGCTGGCCGCTGTTCACCGACGGCGCGCCGAACATCAGCGCGAGCGTGAAGGCGTATTTCGCGCTGAAGGTGATCGGCGACGACGAGAACGCCGAGCACATGCAGCGTGCGCGCCGCGCCATTCATGCGATGGGCGGTGCCGAGATGTCGAACGTGTTCACGCGCATCCAGCTTGCGCTGTACGGCGCGATTCCGTGGCGCGCGGTGCCGATGATGCCGGTCGAGATCATGCTGCTGCCGCAGTGGTTCCCGTTCCACCTGTCGAAGGTGTCGTACTGGGCGCGCACCGTGATCGTGCCGCTGCTCGTGCTGAACGCGAAGCGCCCGCTCGCGAAGAACCCGCGCGGCGTGCGCATCGACGAGCTGTTCATCGACCCGCCCGTGAACGCCGGGCTGCTGCCGCGCCAGGGCCACCAGAGCGCCGGCTGGTTCGCGTTCTTCCGCGTGGTCGACCATGCGCTGCGCGCGGTCGACGGCCTGTTCCCGAACTACACGCGCGAACGCGCGATCCGCCAGGCCGTCTCGTTCGTCGACGAGCGCCTGAACGGCGAGGACGGCCTCGGCGCGATCTATCCGGCGATGGCCAACGCGGTGATGATGTACGACGTGCTCGGCTATGCGGAAGATCATCCGAACCGCGCGATCGCACGCAAGTCGATCGAGAAGCTGCTCGTCGTGCACGACGACGAAGCGTATTGCCAGCCGTGCCTGTCGCCGGTGTGGGACACGTCGCTCGCCGCGCATGCGTTGCTCGAGACGGGCGACGCGCGTGCCGAGGAAGCCGCGCTGCGCGGCCTCGAATGGCTGCGCCCGCTGCAGATCCTCGACGTGCGCGGCGACTGGATCTCGCGCCGCCCGCACGTGCGGCCCGGCGGCTGGGCATTCCAGTACGCGAACGCGCACTACCCGGACGTCGACGATACGGCGGTGGTCGCGGTGGCGATGGATCGCGCGCAGAAACTCCGGCAGAACGACGCGTATCGCGACTCGATCGCACGCGCGCGCGAGTGGGTCGTCGGGATGCAGAGCAGCGACGGCGGCTGGGGCGCGTTCGAACCGGAAAACACGCAGTACTACCTGAACAACATCCCGTTCTCGGATCACGGCGCGCTGCTCGATCCGCCGACGGCCGACGTGTCGGGCCGCTGCCTGTCGATGCTGGCGCAGCTTGGCGAGACGCCGCTGAACAGCGAGCCCGCGCGCCGCGCGCTCGACTACATGCTCAAGGAGCAGGAACCGGACGGCAGCTGGTATGGCCGCTGGGGGATGAACTACGTGTACGGCACGTGGACGGCACTGTGCTCGCTGAACGCGGCCGGCCTGACGCCGGACGACCCGCGCATGAAGCGCGGCGCGCAGTGGCTGCTGTCGATCCAGAACAAGGACGGCGGCTGGGGCGAGGACGGCGACAGCTACAAGCTGAACTATCGCGGCTTCGAACAGGCGCCGAGCACGGCGTCGCAGACGGCCTGGGCGCTGCTCGGCCTGATGGCGGCCGGCGAGGTGAACAACCCGGCGGTGGCGCGCGGTGTCGACTACCTGATCGCCAACCAGAACGAAGAAGGCCTGTGGGACGAGGCGCGCTTCACGGCGACGGGCTTCCCGCGCGTGTTCTACCTGCGCTACCACGGCTATCGCAAGTTCTTCCCGCTGTGGGCGCTTGCGCGCTATCGCAACCTGAAGCGCGACAACACGACGCGCGTCACGGTCGGGCTGTAA
- the hpnE gene encoding hydroxysqualene dehydroxylase HpnE — protein MPRTVHVIGAGLAGLSAAVELQRRGRRIVLHDAHAHAGGRCRSWFDGTLNTTLDSGLHTVFAGQPATQRYLRAIGAADQLAGPALPEFPVVDIASQQRWTLRFGDGRWPSWLFDAASRAPGTTPLDYLALAPLAFARMGRSLAQTMRCDGMLWERWLRPYFLGVLNVEPRHASAELARAALCGTFAAGGPGCRPLVARHGLGSAFIEPALRMLQHGGAQIRLNSRLDAFEFGAHGNAVDAVSVGGERIDLAPGDAVVLAVPPEVAQPLVPELTAPDTFSAVVTAYFAVEAPAGTPLQTAVVNGVVDAVRTGGGPLAATIRDAGRWLDTPRDTLARRIWEDVARVTGADPETIPAWQLVVEPRAGFAAVPSQEMKRPAVRTRWTNLVLAGDWIATGLPATIEGAIRSGQLAADVLQTQ, from the coding sequence ATGCCCAGAACCGTCCACGTGATCGGCGCCGGCCTTGCCGGCCTGTCGGCCGCGGTCGAGCTGCAACGCCGCGGGCGACGCATCGTGCTGCACGACGCGCACGCGCATGCGGGCGGCCGCTGCCGCTCATGGTTCGACGGGACGCTGAACACGACGCTCGACAGCGGGCTGCACACGGTGTTCGCGGGGCAGCCCGCGACGCAGCGCTACCTGCGCGCGATCGGCGCGGCCGACCAGCTCGCGGGGCCCGCGCTGCCTGAATTCCCGGTCGTGGACATCGCATCGCAGCAGCGCTGGACGCTGCGCTTCGGCGACGGGCGCTGGCCGTCGTGGCTGTTCGATGCCGCGTCGCGTGCGCCGGGCACGACGCCGCTCGACTACCTCGCGCTCGCTCCGCTCGCGTTCGCGCGCATGGGCCGCTCACTCGCACAGACGATGCGGTGCGACGGCATGCTGTGGGAACGTTGGCTGCGGCCGTATTTCCTCGGTGTGCTGAACGTCGAGCCGCGCCACGCGAGCGCCGAACTCGCGCGTGCGGCGCTGTGCGGCACGTTTGCGGCGGGCGGCCCCGGCTGCCGTCCGCTCGTCGCGCGCCATGGTCTCGGCAGCGCATTCATCGAACCGGCGCTGCGGATGCTGCAGCACGGCGGCGCGCAGATCCGGCTGAACTCGCGGCTCGACGCGTTCGAATTCGGCGCGCACGGCAATGCGGTCGATGCGGTCTCGGTCGGCGGCGAGCGGATCGATCTCGCACCGGGCGACGCCGTCGTGCTGGCCGTGCCGCCCGAGGTCGCGCAGCCGCTCGTGCCCGAACTCACCGCGCCCGACACGTTCAGCGCGGTCGTGACCGCGTATTTCGCGGTCGAGGCGCCGGCCGGTACGCCGTTGCAGACGGCGGTCGTGAACGGTGTCGTCGATGCGGTGCGCACCGGCGGCGGCCCGCTCGCGGCGACGATCCGCGACGCCGGCCGCTGGCTCGACACGCCGCGCGACACGCTTGCGCGGCGCATCTGGGAAGACGTCGCGCGGGTGACGGGCGCGGACCCGGAAACCATCCCCGCATGGCAGCTCGTCGTCGAGCCGCGCGCGGGCTTTGCGGCGGTGCCGTCGCAGGAAATGAAGCGTCCGGCCGTGCGTACGCGCTGGACCAATCTCGTGCTGGCGGGCGACTGGATTGCCACCGGCTTGCCCGCCACGATCGAGGGCGCGATCCGCTCCGGCCAGCTGGCCGCGGACGTGCTCCAGACACAGTAA
- the hpnD gene encoding presqualene diphosphate synthase HpnD produces the protein MAVSNSVVDEQETDAAAVTSGSSFYLAMRILPAVQRDAMFQVYAFCRAVDDIADSDLPRAERNAGLDRWRADIDACYAGRPPRHLAALDREIRAFNLQRDDFHAMIDGMAMDAAEDICAPDEPTLDLFCDRVASAAGRLSVRIFGMPEAEGIKLSHHLGRALQLTNILRDIDDDAAINRCYLPRELLTREGIAITDPATIVRDPALPRVCVTLVERALEHFRQADAVMDTCPRAQVKAPRIMSGAYRCILEAAIARGFAFPRAPLRKPKARMLMIAARYALF, from the coding sequence TTGGCCGTTTCCAATTCCGTCGTGGACGAACAAGAAACCGACGCCGCTGCCGTCACATCGGGCAGTTCTTTCTATCTTGCAATGCGCATCCTGCCGGCCGTGCAGCGCGATGCGATGTTCCAGGTCTACGCGTTTTGCCGCGCGGTCGACGACATCGCCGACAGCGACCTGCCGCGCGCCGAGCGCAATGCGGGCCTCGATCGCTGGCGTGCCGACATCGACGCATGCTACGCCGGCCGCCCGCCGCGCCACCTGGCCGCGCTCGACCGCGAGATCCGTGCATTCAACCTGCAGCGCGACGATTTCCACGCGATGATCGACGGGATGGCGATGGATGCGGCCGAAGACATCTGCGCGCCCGACGAGCCGACGCTCGACCTCTTCTGCGATCGCGTGGCGAGCGCGGCCGGCCGGCTGTCGGTGAGGATTTTCGGGATGCCTGAAGCCGAAGGGATCAAGCTGTCGCATCACCTCGGTCGCGCGCTGCAACTGACCAACATCCTGCGCGACATCGACGACGATGCGGCGATCAACCGCTGCTACCTGCCGCGCGAGCTGCTCACGCGCGAAGGCATCGCGATTACCGATCCGGCGACGATCGTGCGCGATCCGGCGCTGCCGCGCGTGTGCGTGACGCTCGTCGAGCGCGCGCTCGAGCATTTCCGCCAGGCCGACGCGGTGATGGATACGTGCCCGCGTGCGCAGGTGAAGGCGCCGCGCATCATGTCGGGCGCGTATCGCTGCATTCTCGAAGCCGCGATCGCACGCGGCTTCGCCTTCCCGCGCGCGCCGTTGCGCAAGCCGAAGGCGCGCATGCTGATGATCGCCGCGCGCTACGCGCTGTTCTGA